The Neodiprion virginianus isolate iyNeoVirg1 chromosome 5, iyNeoVirg1.1, whole genome shotgun sequence genome contains a region encoding:
- the LOC124306448 gene encoding TM2 domain-containing protein CG10795 has protein sequence MNNRWCNYTELLTTVIMILIVKCDCNQVPNIDCNNLRLGQYICPHPDYEFIDLKTQQPKGCTKENKAKVTCLAATDLVCEESGNNTFKKDIPCKWTNGYSFETSLLLSIFLGMFGADRFYLGYPALGLLKLSTLGFLFVGQFFDVILIATQVVGPADGSHYVMPYYGAGITVIRSDNFTYKLPQDDW, from the exons ATGAATAATCGCTGGTGTAATTATACCGAGCTGTTGACGACGGTGATTATGATATTGATCGTAAAATGCGATTGTAATCAGGTGCCAAATATCGATTGCAACAACCTCAGACTCGGCCAATACATATGCCCGCATCCAGACTACGAATTTATCGACCTTAAAACTCAACAGCCGAAAGGATGCACGAAAGAAAACAAGGCCAAAG tcaCCTGCCTTGCCGCTACAGATCTGGTGTGCGAAGAGTCCGGAAACAACACGTTCAAAAAAGATATACCGTGCAAATGGAC AAACGGGtattccttcgagacgtcgTTGCTGCTTTCGATATTCCTTGGAATGTTCGGAGCAGACAGATTTTATCTCGGTTATCCGGCGTTGGGTCTGCTGAAGCTGAGCACTTTGGGATTTCTGTTTGTTGGTCAATTTTTCGACGTTATACTAATAGCGACTCAAGTAGTGGGTCCCGCTGACGGTTCGCATTACGTAATGCCGTATTACGGCGCTGGGATTACAGTGATCAGAAGTGACAATTTTACATACAAATTACCGCAGGATGATTGGTGA